From the genome of uncultured Methanobacterium sp.:
TAGTTGTGTTATTACCAGCTGTGGTTGTTGCAGATGCATTGGTAGTGGTCAGGTACACATCAACACTATCCCCCACGTTAATCAGTCCTCCAGCTGCTTGAAGCCGGGAGATTATTATGGGTACCGCCACAGTATCCGGAGTTTTAATTTCCATATTAGACAGTACTGCTGCATCCGCCTCGTTAACGATCTTCTGAGCATCAACAACTTTCACTATAAGGTTTTTCTGGCCACCTGCAGCATATGTGATCATTACCCTTCCGTAGGGATCCTTTTTAGATTCGATCTGTTGATTTTGATAGTCACGCCAGCTTTGAGTGGCCGGGCCAATTACATCCACTGCCAGAACCATCTCTGGAGTGGTTCCTGCGTCAATTTGCGCAAGAAGTAACGTTTTATTGTAATCTGTTGCAAGTGCACCTTTAAAGTAGGTGTTTACCTCTGTAATCTTAGTTTGCTTGGCTGCAGTCATGGCATCCTGATAAGGTGCAAAAACCAAGAAGTAGTAACCAGCACCAACTAATATAATAAGTATAATTCCAAATACCGCTGCACCAACCAGGGTTCTTTGATCATCATCCGAACCACCACCCAATCCTGCTGCACCACCAATAGCACCAAAACGTCCCTTTTTCTGGGGTTGTTTCTTTAAAGGAGCTTTCAAAGTGGGCTTATCCCGGGGTGTGGGACGAGGCTTTGGACGGGGCTTTGGCATTGGACGGGGCTTTTTATCCCCTGAAAGTTTTCCATCGTCACCTTTGCCATTGTTAGTAATTTTTTCCTTGGATTTTTCAGTGGCCTTGGACACCATACCTTTAAGACGTCCCCCGATGTCCGAGTCATCTTGTTTCCCGTCTTTTCGAAGATCAGGAACATCTTTTTTATCTTTATCCTTTTTTCCTAAGATCTTATCTAACATGTGGACCACTTCTATGAAGCCTACCGTATAATTCCATAAGAGGCACAATTATTACATATAATATAGTGAAGATGAATAAAAGCTTTGCGGGAAGATAAGCGATTGATGAGGAAATGTTCTGGGGCAAAAGTGTTCCAATGATTAATATACTGCCACCAGCCATCAATATCATACCCCTAAATTTAGGATACTCAATGGTGCTTATCATGAGCACCGCAACCACTGCCATGACAATTAGTGCAAGGTCCATTCGGAACATACCTGAGAGGTAGAATGATCCTAGGATCAGTGCAGTGGTAGGTATGGGTAATCCCACGAATTTATCTCCACCTGGAACATCACTTGAATCTGCAAGTACATTGAACCTGGAGAGTCTTAATATTCCACATATAACTATTAGGAGTGCTACTAGTATATTAATGTATGGTATAGAATACGATTGGCACGCGCAAAACAAAAGCATTCCCGGGGCAACACCAAATGAGATCACATCCGAAAGTGAGTCCATGTTCGTGCCAAAACCATGTTCATCAACTCGGTTAGTTTTACGGGCCACCCACCCATCCACAGAGTCAAAGATCACCGCCAGGAGCATGAACTTGGCTGCCAGTATTAAGTCCCCAGTGGCCACCATTACCACTGCCAGGAACCCAGAAGAAGCATTAGCTAAAGAAACAAAGTCAGCAGCAGCCACGTAATGCCTTATATTCATATTCATACTCCACTATTAATTATAAGAATGTTATCAACTTTTTTTATGTATCTGAGCAATTATAGTCTCCCCTGCAGTTGGTTTTTTACCTTCAGTAACCATCAGTTCAGTGTTTTCATAGGGAATAATTAGATCAACTCTGGAACCGAATCTTATCATTCCCAAACGGTCCCCTGTTTTCACCTGGTCACCTACTTCCACGTACTGAACTATACGCCTGGCCACGAAACCAGCTATCTGTATGACACCCACTTTTCCATACTCTGAATCTATAACTATTAAATTCTTTTCATTTTCAGTAAGTACATTTCGCATGGCAATTTTAAATTTACCCGAGTAATGTTGGGTCTTCACAATCGTTCCAGAGATGGGAGCCCGGTTGACATGGACATCAAAGGGAGACATGAAAGTACTTACTAGAATACCCTTTCCTCCGGGACTTAGTATGTACTCCATTAATGGATCTTCATAGTGAACTGTCTTTACGCAATCGATTTTTCCCTTTAATATTCTACCATCTGCTGGAGCAACAATTAAGCCATTATTATGAGGTATTTCACGGTTAGGATCCCTGAAAAACTGCATCAGGAAGGCTATTAATGAAAACATTATAAAACTTACAATAACATAGCCAAACAGAAATGGTAAAACCGCAAGGGTTAGTAGTATGCCTGCTTTTTTTAAAGTTCCTTTGACGAACATGTGGTATCCCTGTTATCAAAAAGTTAGATTGATTAACGCTATATATCGACCTTAT
Proteins encoded in this window:
- a CDS encoding archaetidylserine synthase, whose product is MNIRHYVAAADFVSLANASSGFLAVVMVATGDLILAAKFMLLAVIFDSVDGWVARKTNRVDEHGFGTNMDSLSDVISFGVAPGMLLFCACQSYSIPYINILVALLIVICGILRLSRFNVLADSSDVPGGDKFVGLPIPTTALILGSFYLSGMFRMDLALIVMAVVAVLMISTIEYPKFRGMILMAGGSILIIGTLLPQNISSSIAYLPAKLLFIFTILYVIIVPLMELYGRLHRSGPHVR
- a CDS encoding RcpC/CpaB family pilus assembly protein — encoded protein: MLDKILGKKDKDKKDVPDLRKDGKQDDSDIGGRLKGMVSKATEKSKEKITNNGKGDDGKLSGDKKPRPMPKPRPKPRPTPRDKPTLKAPLKKQPQKKGRFGAIGGAAGLGGGSDDDQRTLVGAAVFGIILIILVGAGYYFLVFAPYQDAMTAAKQTKITEVNTYFKGALATDYNKTLLLAQIDAGTTPEMVLAVDVIGPATQSWRDYQNQQIESKKDPYGRVMITYAAGGQKNLIVKVVDAQKIVNEADAAVLSNMEIKTPDTVAVPIIISRLQAAGGLINVGDSVDVYLTTTNASATTTAGNNTTTTQTATTQSTSSPTISGATVLAILRAKDSGTVAANLQQSQEIAVNTLTMTNSKTQTANTDVEELLKAAASNTWNEAQVTSLLNAYGWRLSDFERASNLGELDVRYLVVLEVPRENALFVMQNSQSLQLTVPTQNAPEWMITELKKIYGTG
- a CDS encoding archaetidylserine decarboxylase, whose protein sequence is MFVKGTLKKAGILLTLAVLPFLFGYVIVSFIMFSLIAFLMQFFRDPNREIPHNNGLIVAPADGRILKGKIDCVKTVHYEDPLMEYILSPGGKGILVSTFMSPFDVHVNRAPISGTIVKTQHYSGKFKIAMRNVLTENEKNLIVIDSEYGKVGVIQIAGFVARRIVQYVEVGDQVKTGDRLGMIRFGSRVDLIIPYENTELMVTEGKKPTAGETIIAQIHKKS